One region of Natrinema salaciae genomic DNA includes:
- a CDS encoding M20 family metallopeptidase, which yields MTTAELEAYVADHRADLIDLARDLLAIDTSNPPGDTREIVALLEEYLSPFPVDVERVAIDPAKPNLLVTLPGASDRTLLYNGHLDTVPFDADAWSHDPLGERVGDRLYGRGATDMKGAVAAMLFVVRAFVETDTEPPGDLAFAFVSDEEVGGDAGLPAVLEADRLDADACIIGETTCEEGRHSVTVADRGSIWLTLEATGEAAHGSRPVLGENAIDRLYGAVTTLRERFGTRRLRIDPAFEPILEESVEYYAPTMGTETARDLFRYPTINLGILDGGEAINSVPGSARAAVDIRLTAGVRTSDVLSEIRDCVADCDGITIADVSWSVGTAEPVGSPLVEAVASTAETVTGDRVYRRSATGGGDAKKVRNAGIPTVEFALGTDTVHAVDEYTTVDALVGNATIYARLPELWAAAVDETEASGSVPESGNSGNA from the coding sequence ATGACGACAGCCGAACTCGAGGCGTACGTCGCCGACCACCGCGCGGACCTGATCGACCTCGCGCGCGACCTGCTCGCGATCGACACGTCGAATCCGCCCGGCGACACGCGGGAAATCGTCGCCCTGCTCGAGGAGTATCTATCGCCGTTTCCGGTCGACGTCGAGCGGGTCGCGATCGATCCGGCGAAGCCCAACCTCCTCGTGACGCTTCCGGGCGCGAGCGATCGAACGCTGCTGTACAACGGCCACCTCGATACGGTGCCGTTCGACGCCGACGCCTGGTCGCACGATCCGCTCGGGGAGCGCGTCGGCGACCGGCTCTACGGCCGCGGCGCGACGGACATGAAGGGCGCGGTCGCGGCGATGCTGTTCGTCGTTCGCGCGTTCGTCGAGACCGACACCGAACCGCCCGGCGATCTCGCGTTCGCGTTCGTCAGCGACGAGGAAGTCGGCGGCGACGCCGGCCTCCCGGCGGTACTCGAGGCCGATCGCCTCGACGCCGACGCCTGCATCATCGGCGAGACGACCTGCGAGGAGGGACGCCACTCGGTGACGGTCGCCGACCGAGGGAGCATCTGGCTGACGCTCGAGGCGACCGGCGAGGCCGCACACGGCTCCCGTCCGGTGCTCGGCGAGAACGCGATCGATCGGCTCTACGGGGCGGTCACGACGCTCCGAGAACGCTTCGGGACGCGGCGACTGCGTATCGATCCCGCGTTCGAACCGATACTCGAAGAGTCGGTCGAGTACTACGCGCCGACGATGGGCACCGAGACCGCCCGCGATCTCTTTCGGTACCCGACGATCAACCTCGGGATTCTCGACGGCGGGGAAGCGATCAACAGCGTTCCCGGGTCCGCCCGTGCGGCGGTCGATATCCGGTTGACCGCCGGCGTCCGGACGTCCGACGTCCTCTCGGAAATCCGGGACTGTGTCGCCGACTGCGACGGCATCACGATCGCCGACGTCTCCTGGAGCGTCGGCACCGCCGAACCGGTCGGGAGTCCGCTCGTCGAGGCCGTCGCGTCGACCGCCGAAACGGTGACCGGCGATCGGGTGTATCGGCGGAGCGCGACCGGCGGCGGCGACGCGAAGAAGGTTCGAAACGCCGGGATTCCGACGGTCGAGTTCGCGCTCGGAACGGACACCGTCCACGCGGTCGACGAGTACACGACCGTCGATGCACTCGTCGGGAACGCGACGATATACGCGCGCCTCCCCGAACTGTGGGCGGCCGCGGTCGACGAAACCGAAGCGTCCGGCTCGGTCCCCGAATCCGGGAATTCGGGAAACGCTTAA
- a CDS encoding FAD-dependent oxidoreductase, whose translation MTETFVVVGGDAAGMSAASKAKRDDPDREVIVFEKGEWVSYAACGMPYYVKGAVDELDDLVTVTPEEFREERDVDLRTGAEVVDVDTELQTVTVETDDGTDEQPYDDLLVATGASAIEPPFEGLGLEGVFTIHDMDEADAIEEYVTVHGPETAAIVGGGYVGIEMAEALSARGVDVHLYEMLPHVLQPFGEAVAAVVEDHLREQGVDLHLETAVSGFVGDERVDGVELEDEVVAADIAIVGVGVAPNTDLAEAAGIELGPTGAVATDEYGRTNDENVYAAGDCAEATHVVTGEPDHVPLALTANRAGRAIGQTVTGDPTPVGEIAGTAIVKAFDLGAARTGIVDEERAREAGFDPVSVTISASTRAHYYPDGAELTVTLVADRESGRLLGGTVVGREGAKRIDTVTTALTADMTVTELQNADLAYAPPFSPVWDPILTAAKVLAGKLE comes from the coding sequence ATGACCGAGACGTTCGTGGTCGTCGGCGGTGACGCAGCCGGAATGAGCGCCGCGAGTAAGGCGAAACGCGACGATCCCGACCGCGAGGTGATCGTCTTCGAGAAGGGCGAGTGGGTCTCCTACGCCGCCTGCGGGATGCCGTACTACGTGAAGGGAGCCGTCGACGAGCTAGACGACCTCGTCACCGTGACTCCCGAGGAGTTCCGGGAGGAACGGGACGTCGACCTGCGAACGGGCGCGGAGGTCGTCGACGTCGACACCGAACTCCAGACGGTGACGGTCGAGACTGACGACGGGACCGACGAACAACCCTACGACGACCTGCTCGTCGCAACGGGCGCGAGCGCGATCGAGCCGCCGTTCGAGGGGCTGGGACTCGAGGGCGTGTTCACCATCCACGACATGGACGAGGCCGACGCCATCGAGGAGTACGTCACCGTGCACGGCCCCGAGACCGCTGCGATCGTCGGCGGGGGCTACGTCGGTATCGAGATGGCCGAAGCGCTGTCGGCCCGCGGCGTCGACGTCCACCTCTACGAGATGCTACCCCACGTCCTCCAGCCGTTCGGCGAGGCCGTCGCCGCGGTCGTCGAGGACCACCTCCGCGAGCAGGGCGTCGACCTCCACCTCGAGACCGCCGTGTCGGGCTTCGTCGGCGACGAGCGGGTCGACGGCGTCGAACTGGAGGACGAGGTCGTCGCCGCGGACATCGCGATCGTCGGCGTCGGCGTGGCACCCAACACCGACCTCGCCGAGGCGGCCGGGATCGAACTGGGCCCAACCGGCGCCGTCGCGACCGACGAGTACGGGCGCACGAACGACGAGAACGTCTACGCGGCGGGCGACTGCGCCGAGGCGACCCACGTCGTGACCGGCGAACCGGACCACGTCCCGCTGGCGCTGACCGCCAACCGCGCGGGCCGGGCGATCGGACAGACCGTCACCGGGGACCCGACGCCGGTCGGCGAGATCGCGGGCACCGCGATCGTGAAGGCGTTCGACCTCGGCGCGGCCCGGACGGGGATCGTCGACGAGGAGCGGGCCCGCGAGGCGGGCTTCGATCCCGTTTCGGTGACGATCTCGGCGTCGACGCGCGCCCACTACTACCCCGACGGCGCGGAGCTCACCGTCACGCTGGTCGCCGATCGCGAGAGCGGCAGGCTGCTCGGCGGCACCGTCGTCGGCCGCGAGGGGGCAAAGCGCATCGACACCGTTACCACGGCGCTGACGGCCGACATGACCGTCACCGAACTGCAGAACGCGGACCTGGCGTACGCGCCGCCGTTCAGCCCCGTCTGGGACCCGATCCTCACTGCGGCGAAGGTTCTCGCCGGGAAACTCGAGTGA
- a CDS encoding AsnC family transcriptional regulator codes for MRDLDETDMEILRLLGEDARRPFSDIADRVDLSGPAVSDRVERLQEAGVINRFTVDVDHSQLRAGVPVFVQLSGGIGAVDDLRDRIDDADAVEHVFVTADGELWFYARAQVGTVRQWIDGLVGDGDDVDDIEYAVTLIDDVEWQPSLDGTEFALTCAECGNTVDNEGESTSIDGQLYHFCCPSCLSRFEDRYDRLEENA; via the coding sequence ATGCGAGACCTCGACGAAACCGACATGGAAATCCTGCGACTGCTCGGTGAGGACGCCAGACGACCGTTCAGCGACATCGCCGACCGGGTCGATCTCTCCGGGCCGGCCGTCTCGGACCGCGTCGAGCGACTGCAAGAGGCGGGCGTCATCAATCGCTTTACCGTCGACGTCGACCACTCGCAACTCCGAGCCGGCGTCCCGGTATTCGTTCAGTTATCGGGCGGGATCGGTGCCGTCGACGACCTCAGAGACCGAATCGACGACGCCGACGCGGTCGAACACGTGTTCGTCACCGCGGACGGCGAACTCTGGTTTTACGCCCGCGCACAGGTCGGAACCGTTCGCCAGTGGATCGACGGGCTGGTCGGCGACGGTGACGACGTCGATGACATCGAGTACGCGGTAACGTTGATCGACGACGTCGAGTGGCAGCCCTCGCTCGACGGAACCGAGTTCGCGCTCACCTGCGCCGAGTGCGGCAACACCGTCGATAACGAAGGCGAGTCGACGAGCATCGACGGCCAGCTGTATCACTTCTGCTGTCCGTCGTGTCTGAGTCGGTTCGAGGATCGGTACGACCGCCTCGAGGAGAACGCGTAA
- a CDS encoding heavy metal translocating P-type ATPase translates to MTHRTTHLEIQGMSCANCSQSITDALEALDGVSEATINFATDEGSVEYDPGAVSLREIYDAIDEAGYHAESATASIGIADMTCANCADTNEEALESVPGVIDAEANYATDEAQVEFNPADVSRSALYDTVEKAGYTPIRDDDGAEESDQERRDAARQAEIDKQLRLTLFGAVLSAPFLLFLADRFLLGGSVFPETVFGLEFEWIGFLLATPVQLVLGRPFYVNSYKAIVKNGRANMDVLIALGSSTAYVYSVAVLLGQVAGETYFDTAALILVFITLGNYLEARSKGQAGDALRKLLEMEAETATVVDADGTEREVPLEDVDVGDRMKVRPGEKIPTDGVVVDGQSAVDESMVTGESVPVETEEGDEVVGSTINENGVLVVEATKVGSDTALQQIVRTVKEAQSRQPEIQNIADRISAYFVPAVIANALFWGTVWFLFPEALAGFVDQVPLWGQVAGGPAPAGGSVSVFEFAIVVFASAVLIACPCALGLATPAATMVGTAIGAQNGVLFKGGDVLERAKDVDTVVFDKTGTLTEGEMELTDVVVFDADDQPVPDGGAAAADSDTPAIRDRLTEDDVLGLAAAAESGSEHPLARAIVEGAEERGIDVVDPDEFENVPGHGVRATVDGGEVLVGNRKLLRDNGVDPAPAAETMERLEKEGKTAMLVAYEGALAGVVADADTVKASAEEAVAALRERGIDVMMITGDNERTARAVAERVGIDPENVRAEVLPEDKSSAVEAIQAEGREAMMVGDGVNDAPALAVAHVGTAIGSGTDVAIEAADVTLMRDDPVDVVKAIRISDATLQKIKQNLVWALGYNTTLIPLASLGLLQPVLAAAAMAFSSVSVLSNSLLFRRYVPDHDYELLGFLR, encoded by the coding sequence GTGACTCATCGAACCACGCACCTCGAGATCCAGGGGATGAGCTGCGCGAACTGTTCACAGTCGATCACCGACGCCCTGGAGGCGCTCGACGGGGTATCGGAGGCGACCATCAACTTCGCCACCGACGAGGGCTCCGTCGAGTACGACCCGGGAGCGGTATCGCTCCGGGAGATCTACGACGCGATCGACGAAGCCGGCTACCACGCCGAGTCCGCCACCGCCTCGATCGGGATCGCCGACATGACGTGTGCGAACTGCGCCGACACCAACGAGGAGGCGCTCGAGTCGGTTCCCGGCGTCATCGACGCGGAGGCGAACTACGCGACCGACGAGGCACAGGTCGAATTCAACCCCGCCGACGTCTCGCGGTCGGCGCTCTACGACACGGTCGAGAAGGCGGGCTACACGCCCATCCGCGACGACGACGGTGCCGAGGAGTCGGACCAGGAACGGCGCGACGCCGCCCGGCAGGCGGAGATCGACAAACAGCTCCGGCTGACCCTCTTCGGGGCGGTGCTGTCGGCCCCGTTCCTGTTGTTCCTGGCCGATCGGTTCCTGCTCGGTGGGAGCGTCTTCCCCGAGACCGTCTTCGGCCTCGAGTTCGAGTGGATCGGCTTCCTGCTCGCGACGCCCGTCCAGCTCGTCCTCGGGCGGCCGTTCTACGTGAACTCCTACAAGGCGATCGTGAAGAACGGGCGGGCGAACATGGACGTCCTCATCGCGCTGGGCTCGTCGACGGCGTACGTCTACAGCGTCGCCGTCCTGCTCGGGCAGGTCGCCGGAGAGACGTACTTCGACACCGCGGCGCTGATCCTCGTGTTCATCACGCTCGGGAACTACCTCGAGGCCCGCTCGAAGGGGCAGGCCGGCGACGCGCTCCGGAAGCTCCTCGAGATGGAGGCCGAGACGGCCACGGTCGTCGACGCGGACGGCACCGAGCGTGAGGTCCCGCTCGAGGACGTCGACGTCGGCGATCGGATGAAGGTCCGGCCCGGCGAGAAGATCCCGACCGACGGGGTCGTCGTGGACGGGCAGTCGGCCGTCGACGAATCGATGGTGACCGGCGAGTCCGTCCCCGTCGAGACGGAGGAGGGCGACGAAGTGGTTGGCTCGACGATCAACGAGAACGGCGTGTTGGTCGTCGAGGCGACGAAGGTCGGCTCGGACACGGCGCTCCAGCAGATCGTCCGGACGGTCAAGGAGGCCCAGTCCCGTCAGCCGGAGATTCAGAACATCGCCGACCGGATCTCGGCGTACTTCGTTCCCGCGGTCATCGCCAACGCCCTGTTCTGGGGGACCGTGTGGTTCCTCTTCCCCGAGGCGCTGGCCGGCTTCGTCGACCAGGTACCCCTGTGGGGACAGGTCGCCGGCGGACCCGCCCCCGCAGGCGGCTCCGTCTCGGTCTTCGAATTCGCGATCGTCGTGTTCGCCTCGGCGGTCCTGATCGCCTGTCCCTGCGCGCTCGGACTGGCGACGCCCGCGGCGACGATGGTCGGGACGGCGATCGGCGCTCAGAACGGCGTCCTCTTCAAGGGCGGTGACGTCCTGGAGCGCGCGAAGGACGTCGACACGGTCGTCTTCGACAAGACCGGGACGCTCACCGAGGGCGAGATGGAACTGACCGACGTCGTCGTCTTCGACGCGGACGACCAACCGGTGCCAGACGGCGGGGCGGCAGCGGCCGACAGCGATACCCCTGCGATCCGCGACCGACTGACCGAGGACGACGTCCTCGGACTCGCCGCGGCGGCAGAGAGCGGCAGCGAACACCCGCTCGCCCGAGCCATCGTCGAGGGGGCCGAAGAACGCGGCATCGACGTCGTCGACCCGGACGAGTTCGAGAACGTGCCGGGACACGGGGTCCGCGCCACCGTCGACGGCGGCGAGGTGCTCGTCGGGAACCGCAAACTGCTGCGGGACAACGGGGTCGACCCCGCGCCCGCCGCGGAGACGATGGAGCGCCTCGAGAAGGAGGGCAAGACGGCGATGCTCGTCGCCTACGAGGGCGCGCTCGCGGGCGTGGTCGCCGACGCCGACACCGTCAAAGCGAGCGCCGAGGAGGCGGTCGCCGCACTCCGCGAGCGGGGCATCGACGTGATGATGATCACGGGCGACAACGAACGGACGGCCCGCGCCGTCGCCGAACGGGTTGGCATCGACCCGGAGAACGTTCGCGCCGAGGTCCTCCCCGAGGACAAGTCCAGCGCGGTCGAGGCGATCCAGGCCGAGGGTCGGGAGGCGATGATGGTCGGTGACGGCGTCAACGACGCGCCCGCGCTGGCCGTCGCGCACGTCGGCACGGCGATCGGTAGCGGGACGGACGTCGCCATCGAGGCGGCCGACGTGACGCTGATGCGCGACGACCCGGTCGACGTCGTGAAGGCGATCCGTATCTCCGACGCGACGCTCCAGAAGATCAAGCAGAACCTCGTCTGGGCGCTCGGCTACAACACGACGCTCATCCCGCTGGCCTCGCTCGGGCTGCTCCAGCCGGTGCTGGCCGCCGCGGCGATGGCGTTCTCAAGCGTCTCCGTGCTGTCGAACAGCCTGCTGTTCCGTCGGTACGTCCCCGACCACGACTACGAGTTGCTCGGGTTCCTGCGCTGA